Genomic DNA from Blattabacterium sp. (Blaberus giganteus):
CATGTAATTGTAAATCCATATTATATACGGAAATATATAATTATACATCCTGGAAATTTACCTAGAAAATATATTAGTATTCGATTTATAAAAACATTAAAAAAAAATACTACTTATAGTATTCAGTTCAACAATTGTATAAAAGATAATAAAGAAGAAAATGTTTTATCTTTTTTTGAATATGTTTTTTCTACTGGAAAAAATATAGATTTAACCTATATTAAAGGAAATATAACAAATTTTAAAAATAAAAAAAATACAATAATAGGATTATATAAATATAATGATGATATGACATTGTCATTGAAAAAAAAACCGGATTATATTGCTTTTATAGATTATGAAAATAATAAATACAAAATTCTACATATAGAAAAAGGAAAATACTTATTATTTTGTTTTTATGACGAAAATGACAATCAAATATATGAACCAAACAAAAAAGAATTAATTTTTTTCAAAAAAACTTTATTTTTATCAAAAGATCAGGAATATCTTTATCACATACAAATTTCAAAGTAGTTATTATTCTACTGTTACTGATTTTGCTAAATTTCTTGGTTGATCTATGTTTTTTCCACGTATATAGGCTATTTGATAAGCTAATAAT
This window encodes:
- a CDS encoding Ig-like domain-containing protein, yielding MKIFFIFFSFFLISCANYKPLTGGNVDILSPRFIYSIPNNFSTDIQVNLKKIQIFFDENIILNNIYHHNHVIVNPYYIRKYIIIHPGNLPRKYISIRFIKTLKKNTTYSIQFNNCIKDNKEENVLSFFEYVFSTGKNIDLTYIKGNITNFKNKKNTIIGLYKYNDDMTLSLKKKPDYIAFIDYENNKYKILHIEKGKYLLFCFYDENDNQIYEPNKKELIFFKKTLFLSKDQEYLYHIQISK